A stretch of Episyrphus balteatus chromosome 2, idEpiBalt1.1, whole genome shotgun sequence DNA encodes these proteins:
- the LOC129910961 gene encoding speckle-type POZ protein-like, with translation MEMLNLCLPPPTQVFECWSNLNYTWTIQNFSTLSESCWQYSAAFSRGDKDNLKWRLELYLNGSSEIWIGLKLTSEPVNGDKIMGKFKISVLNAEGKKSYSKTSSGVIELKANEEYERLKIGRNDLLNNHLPDDILTIYCEIEVVTNTVDFSGQKGIEKNTNPERTLIADFANLLKNQILSDVKLVIDEVEFPAHKNILAARSDVFKAMFQHDMKETKSGRVVITDVKPEVVQEMLHFIYTGSSPKIKEMAVELFIAADKYALDNLKKMCEIALKEKLSIDRAADTFILADCYNMELLKKETINYIIFHGKEITETIGWEEMRLKHPALIGEILKALFSSTKKQLSISE, from the coding sequence ATGGAAATGTTAAACTTATGCCTACCACCGCCAACGCAAGTTTTTGAATGTTGGAGTAATTTAAACTATACATggaccatacaaaattttagcaCCCTCTCTGAAAGTTGTTGGCAATATTCAGCCGCATTTTCTAGGGGTGATAAAGACAATTTAAAATGGAGATTGGAGCTTTATCTAAATGGTTCCAGTGAAATTTGGATAGGTTTAAAATTAACATCAGAACCTGTTAATGGGGATAAAATTATGGGCAAATTCAAAATATCCGTTTTGAATgctgaaggaaaaaaaagttattcgaagaCAAGTTCGGGTGTTATAGAGCTTAAAGCAAATGAGGAGTATGAGCGTCTAAAGATTGGAAGAAACGATTTACTAAACAATCACCTTCCAGATGATATATTAACAATTTATTGCGAAATCGAGGTGGTAACTAATACAGTTGATTTTTCTGGacaaaaaggtattgaaaagaATACAAATCCTGAAAGAACTCTTATTGCTGATTTTGCTaatcttcttaaaaatcaaattctaaGTGATGTCAAATTGGTGATCGATGAAGTTGAATTTCCGGCCCATAAAAATATCTTAGCTGCCCGAAGTGATGTCTTTAAAGCAATGTTCCAACATGACATGAAAGAGACCAAATCTGGTCGAGTCGTCATAACCGATGTCAAACCCGAAGTTGTTCAGGAAATGCTACATTTCATATACACGGGAAGTTCtccgaaaataaaagaaatggcTGTTGAGCTTTTCATTGCTGCTGATAAATATGCCTTggacaatttaaaaaagatgTGTGAAATAGCCTTAAAAGAAAAACTGTCCATTGATAGAGCAGCTGATACTTTTATCTTAGCTGATTGCTATAATATGGAGCTATTGAAAAAGGAAACTATTAATTATATCATCTTCCATGGGAAAGAGATTACAGAAACAATAGGCTGGGAAGAAATGAGACTCAAACATCCGGCCCTAATAGGTGAAATATTGAAGGCGTTATTTTCATCAACAAAGAAACAGTTATCGATTTCCGAATAA